Proteins from one Vibrio coralliirubri genomic window:
- the cspE gene encoding transcription antiterminator/RNA stability regulator CspE translates to MSNTNTGTVKWFNEEKGFGFISQDNGGADVFVHFRAIVSEGFKTLKEGQKVSFEVENGQKGLQAANVVAQ, encoded by the coding sequence ATGTCTAACACAAATACTGGCACTGTAAAATGGTTTAACGAAGAGAAAGGTTTCGGCTTCATTTCTCAAGACAACGGCGGCGCTGACGTATTCGTACACTTCCGTGCAATCGTTTCTGAAGGCTTCAAGACTCTGAAAGAAGGCCAAAAGGTTTCTTTCGAAGTTGAAAACGGTCAAAAAGGCCTACAAGCAGCAAACGTTGTTGCTCAATAA
- a CDS encoding helix-turn-helix domain-containing protein, which yields MSKYSRELKCIIAKQYLDGTSSLYLAKQYSISSRQIRYWAQVFAIHGTDSFLPTNHAATAQTKRKALNLMWTNEWSLTHTSAVLNLSSPGILSVWLKRFNELGIKGLEMRQKGRPSMKQQPQRTTKPDNEMTLEELKEELVYLRTENAVLKKLEELEQKKNRRTKKKRS from the coding sequence ATGTCCAAATATAGCCGAGAGCTAAAATGTATCATTGCTAAGCAATACTTAGATGGCACGTCATCTCTCTACTTAGCAAAACAATATTCAATTTCTTCAAGGCAGATACGGTATTGGGCTCAAGTCTTTGCCATCCATGGTACTGATTCATTTTTACCAACTAATCATGCCGCGACTGCTCAAACAAAACGAAAAGCATTGAATTTAATGTGGACGAATGAATGGTCTCTCACGCACACTAGCGCTGTATTAAACCTCTCATCCCCTGGAATACTCTCTGTCTGGCTTAAACGATTTAATGAGCTCGGTATCAAGGGGCTCGAAATGCGCCAGAAAGGAAGACCCTCAATGAAACAGCAACCTCAACGTACCACTAAGCCTGATAATGAAATGACACTTGAGGAGCTAAAAGAGGAGTTGGTCTACTTACGAACCGAGAATGCCGTTCTAAAAAAGTTGGAAGAGTTGGAGCAGAAAAAAAACCGTCGAACAAAGAAAAAGCGGTCATAG
- the codB gene encoding cytosine permease, which translates to MAADNNYSLGPVPTSARKGVASLTMVMLGLTFFSASMWTGGSLGTGLSFNDFFLAVLIGNLILGIYTSFLGYIGSSTGLSTHLLARFSFGTKGSWLPSALLGGTQVGWFGVGVAMFAIPVQKATGIDTNTLIIVSGLLMTGTVYFGIKALMVLSAIAVPAIAILGGYSVLTAVDSVGGLEQLQLIKPETPMDFSMALAMVVGSFVSAGTLTADFVRFGKKPASAVLITMVAFFIGNSLMFIFGAAGAAATGQADISDVMIAQGLLLPAIIVLGLNIWTTNENALYASGLGLSNITGRSSTTMSIINGIIGTIFALWLYNNFVGWLTFLSLAIPPIGGVIIADFFANRKRYKDFANAEFQTVNWAGIIAVATGVAAGHFLPGVVPLNAVLGGAISYLVLNPLLNKKALKSQAA; encoded by the coding sequence ATGGCTGCTGATAATAACTACAGTCTAGGGCCGGTTCCTACATCGGCTAGGAAAGGAGTAGCTTCACTCACCATGGTAATGCTTGGACTCACTTTCTTCTCTGCAAGTATGTGGACAGGTGGTTCACTCGGGACAGGTCTTTCATTCAACGATTTCTTCCTCGCCGTTCTCATCGGTAACCTAATCCTCGGTATTTACACTTCTTTTCTTGGCTACATCGGCTCATCTACTGGCCTCTCTACTCACCTTCTTGCTCGTTTCTCTTTCGGTACTAAAGGCTCATGGCTTCCTTCTGCGCTACTTGGTGGTACACAAGTCGGTTGGTTTGGTGTGGGTGTTGCGATGTTTGCTATTCCAGTACAAAAAGCAACGGGTATTGATACCAACACCTTGATTATCGTATCTGGCTTGTTGATGACGGGTACGGTGTACTTCGGCATTAAAGCGCTAATGGTGCTTTCAGCGATTGCAGTACCTGCGATTGCGATTTTGGGTGGTTACTCAGTGCTAACAGCCGTAGACAGTGTTGGTGGATTAGAGCAACTGCAACTTATTAAACCAGAGACGCCAATGGACTTCTCAATGGCGCTTGCAATGGTTGTTGGTTCGTTTGTAAGTGCGGGTACGTTGACAGCCGATTTCGTTCGCTTTGGTAAAAAGCCAGCAAGCGCAGTATTGATTACTATGGTTGCGTTCTTCATCGGTAACTCGCTGATGTTTATCTTCGGCGCTGCTGGCGCAGCAGCAACAGGTCAGGCTGATATTTCAGATGTGATGATCGCGCAAGGTCTACTGCTTCCAGCCATCATCGTGCTTGGCTTGAACATCTGGACAACCAATGAAAATGCACTTTATGCATCGGGTCTGGGTTTATCTAACATCACTGGTCGCTCAAGTACTACAATGTCTATCATTAACGGTATTATCGGTACGATTTTCGCGCTTTGGTTATACAACAACTTCGTTGGTTGGTTAACCTTCCTTTCGCTGGCGATTCCACCAATTGGTGGCGTAATCATCGCCGACTTCTTCGCGAACCGTAAACGTTACAAAGATTTTGCAAATGCAGAGTTCCAAACCGTTAACTGGGCTGGCATTATCGCGGTAGCAACAGGCGTAGCCGCTGGTCACTTCCTACCTGGCGTTGTTCCTTTGAACGCAGTGTTAGGTGGTGCAATCAGCTACCTCGTGCTTAATCCTCTATTGAATAAAAAAGCTCTGAAATCTCAGGCCGCTTAA
- a CDS encoding GGDEF domain-containing protein: MNKDEFQKSTANLKKAVPLMMKNRVSTTPANYALWYTYVDNAIPQLTQDMDGVLEHYGICPPAVGEQLYNNYVASKSETNINDLRANLELLVSEVSNSMNDTLTDTSAFSDMIDKSFEDLARVDNESLSIDEVMSLVRQLVSESRHIRHSTQFLNSQLNSATSEITKLKTQLVEVQKDALFDSTTTLYNRRSFDRDIETLCEAQQSLCLILLDIDHFKNFNDTYGHLFGDMVLKGIARKLKLSCREGISAYRFGGEEFALIVPNKSLRIARQLADTNRRSLEKLSIKDRRSGEQVGSITASFGVAELEPCESAQSLIERADKLLYEAKSLGRNRVMPL; this comes from the coding sequence ATGAACAAAGACGAATTTCAGAAATCCACCGCAAATCTAAAAAAAGCGGTGCCTCTTATGATGAAGAACAGGGTGTCAACGACACCTGCAAATTACGCACTTTGGTACACCTATGTCGATAACGCTATTCCCCAGCTGACTCAAGACATGGATGGTGTTTTAGAACACTACGGTATTTGTCCTCCTGCCGTGGGTGAGCAGCTATACAACAATTATGTTGCCAGCAAATCCGAAACCAATATCAATGACCTTCGCGCTAATTTGGAACTGTTAGTTTCTGAAGTTTCCAATTCAATGAATGACACCCTGACCGACACCTCCGCTTTTTCTGACATGATCGATAAAAGCTTCGAGGACTTGGCTCGTGTTGATAATGAAAGCTTATCTATTGATGAAGTCATGTCCTTGGTTCGACAGCTGGTGTCTGAATCTCGTCATATTCGTCACTCTACTCAGTTTTTAAACTCTCAGCTAAACTCTGCAACCTCAGAGATCACCAAGCTCAAAACTCAATTGGTAGAAGTGCAGAAAGATGCGCTCTTCGATAGTACAACCACACTCTATAACCGTCGCTCTTTCGACCGTGACATAGAAACCTTGTGTGAAGCACAACAGTCTTTGTGTCTGATTCTTCTTGATATCGACCACTTTAAAAATTTCAACGACACCTATGGCCACTTGTTTGGTGATATGGTTCTTAAAGGGATCGCTCGTAAGCTGAAATTAAGTTGCCGTGAAGGTATTTCTGCTTATCGATTTGGTGGTGAAGAGTTCGCGCTAATTGTGCCTAACAAGTCTTTGCGTATTGCTCGTCAACTCGCGGATACCAATCGTCGCTCTTTAGAAAAGCTGTCGATTAAAGATCGCCGCAGTGGTGAACAAGTCGGCAGTATCACGGCATCGTTTGGTGTCGCTGAACTTGAACCCTGCGAATCAGCTCAATCGCTGATCGAACGTGCTGATAAACTACTTTACGAAGCGAAATCACTTGGCCGTAACCGAGTCATGCCTTTGTAA
- a CDS encoding DEAD/DEAH box helicase, which translates to MSFTSLGLSEPILKAIEAQGYDKPSPIQEKAVPAVLTGKDVMAAAQTGTGKTAGFTLPILEMLSKGTRVRQNQVRALVLTPTRELAAQVNGSVVKYGINLPLTSTVVFGGVKINPQMQKLRKGSDVLVATPGRLLDLYNQNAVRFDQLEILVLDEADRMLDMGFIRDIRKILAFLPKKRQNLLFSATFSDDIRSLAKGLVNNPVEISVSPANSTAKTVEQSIYPVDKKKKSAMLAKLIKDNDWRQVLVFSKTKHGANKLARFLEEQDITAAPIHGNKSQGARTKALENFKTGKVRVLVATDIAARGIDIPQLPQVVNFDLPHVSEDYVHRIGRTGRAGEVGKAISLVCADEVGELFGIERLIQQVLERRELEGFSPVNKLPESRLDSRPIKPKKPKKAKQPREHADGQRSGDNARGHKPAGKNKRHVPGTGSAPKRKPTSGKKPAENNAAAGEDKSVRNNGSNFKRGSAGNKPSANKAGNQNTLSKPSGAGKANGSGKPKSSGQSNNTGKPAGKPKKSGYGGSYGPSKSSNKPAGSKPSTNKPSRSRSKPAPQKSSLLDRP; encoded by the coding sequence ATGAGTTTTACCTCCCTTGGCCTTTCTGAACCGATCCTTAAAGCTATTGAAGCACAAGGTTACGATAAGCCATCACCAATACAAGAGAAAGCCGTGCCAGCTGTCCTAACGGGCAAAGATGTTATGGCCGCTGCTCAAACAGGTACAGGTAAAACTGCAGGCTTCACGCTACCTATTCTTGAAATGCTATCGAAAGGTACTCGCGTACGTCAGAACCAAGTTCGTGCGCTCGTGCTAACACCAACTCGTGAGCTTGCTGCGCAAGTGAATGGCAGCGTAGTGAAGTACGGTATTAACTTACCGCTGACTTCGACGGTAGTGTTTGGTGGTGTGAAGATTAACCCTCAGATGCAAAAACTGCGTAAAGGCAGTGACGTGTTGGTGGCAACACCTGGTCGTCTACTTGACCTATACAACCAAAATGCAGTGCGTTTTGACCAACTAGAAATCCTAGTGTTAGATGAAGCGGACCGCATGCTAGACATGGGTTTCATCCGCGATATCCGTAAGATCTTAGCTTTCTTGCCTAAGAAGCGTCAGAACCTACTGTTCTCAGCGACGTTCTCTGATGATATCCGCAGCTTAGCGAAAGGCTTGGTGAACAATCCTGTTGAGATTTCAGTAAGCCCTGCAAACTCAACGGCAAAAACGGTTGAGCAAAGCATCTACCCTGTAGACAAAAAGAAAAAGAGCGCAATGCTAGCGAAGCTAATCAAAGATAACGATTGGCGACAAGTGTTGGTGTTCAGCAAGACGAAACACGGTGCTAACAAGCTTGCTCGCTTCCTTGAAGAGCAAGACATCACTGCTGCACCTATTCATGGTAACAAGAGCCAAGGTGCACGTACTAAAGCCTTAGAAAACTTCAAAACAGGTAAGGTACGAGTACTTGTTGCAACTGATATCGCCGCTCGTGGTATCGATATCCCGCAACTGCCTCAAGTAGTTAACTTCGATCTTCCTCATGTATCAGAAGACTATGTACACCGTATCGGTCGTACTGGCCGTGCTGGTGAAGTAGGTAAAGCGATTTCATTGGTTTGTGCTGATGAAGTGGGTGAGCTGTTCGGTATTGAACGCCTTATTCAACAAGTGTTAGAGCGTCGTGAACTGGAAGGTTTCTCTCCAGTAAATAAGTTACCTGAGTCTCGCTTGGATTCACGTCCAATCAAGCCTAAGAAACCGAAGAAAGCAAAACAGCCACGTGAGCATGCTGATGGTCAACGCTCTGGTGATAACGCTCGCGGGCACAAGCCAGCAGGTAAGAACAAGCGTCACGTACCGGGTACAGGTTCTGCGCCAAAGCGTAAGCCGACATCTGGTAAGAAACCTGCCGAAAATAACGCAGCAGCGGGCGAAGATAAGTCTGTAAGAAACAACGGCAGCAACTTCAAGCGCGGCAGTGCAGGCAATAAGCCTTCTGCGAACAAAGCAGGTAACCAAAATACTTTAAGCAAACCAAGTGGTGCGGGTAAAGCAAACGGTTCTGGCAAGCCAAAAAGCTCAGGTCAGTCAAACAATACAGGCAAGCCAGCAGGCAAACCTAAGAAGTCGGGTTACGGTGGCAGCTATGGCCCAAGCAAGTCATCGAACAAGCCAGCAGGAAGCAAGCCTTCGACAAACAAACCGTCTCGAAGCCGCTCTAAGCCAGCTCCTCAGAAGTCGAGTCTATTAGATAGACCATAG
- a CDS encoding DUF3612 domain-containing protein has protein sequence MEDLSARCIRINPEYAPSVSYLSMIERGKRVPSIDMLEVIAQVFQKNPTWFLDDESEQQAIAPDKGNRGGISGMALEPSFLFSNDILQIAIPEMLSQTGISGRQFAHLLIRAHQESNQNHFPDLERAAEEVGLKRLNLSVEDLIDIARSLGINIRWVTRTPQDVVDELGINAKQLVTSFFEPPGTIFLNEILKEYPTRLKYDLSVYIGHCILHSKEGLKSVLSVGNNNTWDDNQISGSSQLNSQDILQAWRDFESSFFAGALLCPKVPFRQLLDRTGYEIDVHKRAGVSPSVAMRRMTVVSPYPHWHYFDAYGPGKLKAVYRGNGIPLPWGNMRTVADPCQHWAVFRRLSEPRAGSSAQISILNVGDEPRIYCCESINMTDPAGNNRVLCAGIDLNPAIDAQGGNSRDIAEQLKASCVNNGGSVAIPRNIKKDLTTIAKILNINWIERGIETEARLICSRGGECPRQPSCYSKCGE, from the coding sequence ATGGAAGATCTGTCTGCGCGTTGTATTAGAATCAACCCAGAATATGCACCTTCCGTTTCTTACCTTTCAATGATTGAACGTGGAAAGCGGGTTCCGAGCATCGATATGCTGGAAGTGATTGCACAGGTCTTTCAGAAGAATCCGACGTGGTTCCTCGACGACGAATCTGAACAACAAGCCATTGCTCCTGATAAGGGGAATCGTGGTGGGATAAGTGGCATGGCGCTCGAGCCGAGCTTCCTATTCTCAAACGACATCCTGCAAATTGCGATTCCTGAGATGCTGTCACAAACGGGCATTTCAGGCCGCCAGTTTGCGCACCTCTTGATTCGAGCACACCAAGAGAGCAACCAGAACCACTTCCCTGACCTTGAGCGCGCTGCGGAAGAGGTAGGCTTAAAACGTCTTAACCTCAGCGTAGAAGACCTGATAGACATCGCTAGAAGCCTAGGAATCAACATCCGCTGGGTGACGCGCACGCCGCAAGACGTCGTCGATGAGCTCGGAATTAACGCTAAGCAGTTAGTGACCTCCTTCTTTGAGCCTCCCGGTACTATCTTCTTAAACGAGATTCTTAAAGAATACCCAACTCGTCTGAAATACGACCTTTCGGTTTATATCGGCCATTGCATTCTGCACAGCAAAGAAGGCCTAAAGAGTGTGTTGTCGGTCGGTAACAACAACACATGGGATGACAACCAGATATCAGGCTCTTCGCAGCTCAACTCCCAAGATATTCTTCAAGCATGGCGAGACTTTGAATCCAGCTTCTTTGCTGGCGCCCTTCTGTGTCCGAAAGTCCCATTTAGACAGCTACTCGACCGCACTGGTTACGAAATCGACGTTCACAAAAGAGCAGGGGTTTCCCCCTCTGTTGCGATGCGCCGAATGACTGTAGTATCGCCCTACCCTCACTGGCACTACTTTGATGCTTATGGGCCGGGGAAACTCAAGGCGGTATATCGCGGGAACGGGATTCCACTACCTTGGGGAAATATGAGAACGGTCGCTGACCCATGTCAACATTGGGCTGTGTTCCGTCGATTATCAGAACCTCGAGCGGGAAGCTCGGCTCAAATCTCCATTTTGAATGTGGGTGATGAGCCAAGGATCTACTGCTGTGAATCCATCAATATGACGGATCCTGCGGGTAACAATCGTGTGTTGTGTGCTGGTATAGATCTCAACCCTGCGATTGATGCTCAAGGCGGTAATTCAAGAGACATAGCAGAGCAGCTAAAAGCGTCATGCGTTAACAATGGTGGCTCTGTGGCAATTCCGCGTAACATCAAGAAAGATCTCACGACAATAGCCAAGATTCTAAATATAAATTGGATTGAACGTGGGATTGAGACAGAAGCGAGGCTTATCTGCTCCAGAGGTGGAGAATGCCCACGCCAGCCAAGCTGTTACTCGAAGTGTGGTGAGTAA
- a CDS encoding cytosine deaminase, protein MTTLLIKNAKLQDQEGLKQILIENGQFSRILDNDAQINHQGDILDAEGGIAVTPFCEPHIHLDTTQTAGEPNWNISGTLFEGIERWAERKELLSIEDVKSRAKQTLKWQIANGVQHVRTHVDVSDPTLVALRAMVEVREEMKEWVDIQIVAFPQEGILSYPNGKELLEEAVKIGADVIGAIPHFEFTREYGVESLHYVFELARKYDCLIDVHCDEIDDEQSRFVETLAALAHKFEMGEKVTASHTTAMGSYNGAYASRLFRLLKMSGINFVANPLVNIHLQGRFDDYPKRRGVTRVKEMLAANINVCFGHDDVFDPWYPLGTANMLQVLHMGLHVTQVMGYDQINNSLDLISKNSARTLNIQDNFGIEEGKPGSLLILPADNGFDAVRRQVPVQYSIRHGKVIAETQPAKTKINLDQTEDINFKR, encoded by the coding sequence ATGACAACCTTATTAATCAAGAACGCGAAACTTCAAGACCAAGAGGGCTTGAAACAGATTCTGATTGAAAATGGTCAATTTTCTCGCATTCTCGATAATGACGCGCAAATCAATCATCAAGGCGACATCCTCGATGCTGAAGGTGGCATTGCAGTTACTCCTTTCTGTGAACCGCACATCCACCTAGATACGACTCAAACTGCTGGTGAGCCTAATTGGAACATCTCTGGCACTTTGTTTGAAGGTATTGAGCGTTGGGCTGAGCGTAAAGAACTGCTATCAATCGAAGACGTAAAGTCTCGTGCCAAGCAAACACTGAAATGGCAGATAGCTAACGGTGTTCAACACGTTCGTACACACGTTGATGTGTCAGACCCAACACTCGTTGCGTTAAGAGCGATGGTTGAAGTTCGTGAAGAAATGAAAGAGTGGGTCGACATCCAGATCGTTGCATTCCCTCAAGAAGGCATTCTTTCATACCCTAACGGCAAAGAGTTGCTTGAAGAAGCAGTGAAGATCGGCGCTGACGTTATCGGTGCTATCCCTCACTTCGAATTCACTCGTGAATACGGGGTTGAATCTTTGCATTACGTGTTCGAGCTTGCACGCAAGTACGACTGTCTGATCGACGTTCACTGTGATGAAATCGACGACGAACAGTCTCGCTTTGTGGAAACATTAGCAGCCCTTGCTCATAAGTTTGAAATGGGCGAAAAAGTAACCGCTAGCCACACCACTGCAATGGGCTCTTACAACGGTGCTTACGCATCTCGCTTGTTCCGTCTATTGAAGATGTCTGGTATCAACTTCGTGGCAAACCCGTTAGTGAACATTCACTTACAGGGCCGTTTCGACGATTACCCGAAACGCCGCGGTGTAACGCGCGTTAAAGAGATGCTAGCAGCAAACATCAACGTTTGTTTTGGCCACGATGATGTGTTTGACCCATGGTACCCACTGGGCACAGCGAACATGCTTCAAGTTCTGCACATGGGACTGCATGTGACACAGGTTATGGGCTACGACCAAATCAACAACTCACTTGATTTGATCAGCAAGAACTCTGCTCGCACATTGAACATCCAAGACAACTTCGGCATCGAAGAAGGTAAGCCAGGTAGCTTGCTGATTCTTCCTGCTGACAATGGCTTTGATGCAGTGCGCCGCCAAGTACCAGTGCAGTACTCAATACGCCACGGTAAGGTGATTGCAGAGACTCAACCAGCGAAAACAAAAATAAATTTAGATCAAACTGAAGATATCAACTTCAAGCGTTAA
- a CDS encoding malate synthase: MNMLTFDKTEIQKQSKPFIAEAVFAVETISANQQTEKQVKAKQLLDRLFPLENGSHQDVTSYVVDYRHIMAYFKDGQHSGLKHPKQFVAYMGEKNDPDSILFRDGSGSHLEVMFGCHKGTGCIELVEIDDIQLESCTTFGQSSMEATTTMREETIAAMRHWISLIQGDAKGKPKACSEDKEFRAKSGEDYCLNYCFQI; this comes from the coding sequence ATGAATATGCTTACATTCGATAAAACAGAAATCCAAAAACAATCAAAGCCATTTATCGCTGAAGCTGTCTTTGCCGTGGAGACAATCAGTGCCAATCAGCAAACAGAAAAGCAAGTGAAAGCAAAGCAGCTGCTTGATCGACTATTCCCACTAGAGAATGGCTCACATCAAGACGTAACCAGCTACGTAGTCGATTACCGTCATATTATGGCTTACTTTAAAGATGGTCAGCACAGTGGTCTGAAGCACCCTAAGCAGTTTGTAGCTTACATGGGTGAGAAGAACGACCCTGACTCTATCTTGTTCCGAGATGGTAGTGGCAGTCACCTAGAGGTGATGTTTGGCTGCCATAAAGGGACAGGTTGTATTGAGCTAGTAGAAATTGATGATATTCAGTTGGAATCATGCACCACCTTTGGCCAATCATCAATGGAAGCAACAACTACAATGCGTGAAGAGACCATTGCAGCGATGCGCCACTGGATCAGTTTGATTCAAGGTGACGCAAAGGGTAAACCAAAGGCGTGCAGTGAAGATAAAGAGTTCAGAGCAAAGAGTGGTGAAGACTACTGTCTGAATTACTGCTTCCAGATCTAA
- a CDS encoding DUF3541 domain-containing protein, with amino-acid sequence MKLKTITLCTLLSASVAVAVHAQENVQAPTAASVQSQADSLNSQEQSFKQSADLIRTTYESQLYTLPAFKEGHYGLRMYRQTLDDKYSAAVWSDMARVASKLSTLSNDVQTMEQIVLYSEKRVASYIGDNDERSVRRYNITKHMPEYLYLGVDLLGSMARANEYGLEHKNDAKLREIIRRYDFSRYVTNEDMVKAWAAQLANQVYWLRQLGEQDVVDEFVDTFKKAYPDDKDRKLSSQQYGNKIYGMTHVIFGDSEYYQHQVSEQDHQWIYDYFRENIDTILLRAKEDVIAEVGLTFLLAGLEDDPVVEKTRLAIQASIDEKQGMIPSITGDFDLEYGEHRNVLAIMLLDWQQVNEAPTYEGNPKVFTNIPYGLIKSQPQKN; translated from the coding sequence ATGAAGTTAAAAACTATCACACTGTGTACATTGCTATCAGCCTCGGTTGCCGTTGCCGTTCACGCACAAGAAAACGTTCAAGCGCCAACCGCAGCGAGCGTTCAATCCCAAGCAGATTCGCTCAATTCTCAAGAACAATCTTTCAAGCAATCTGCTGACCTCATTCGCACCACCTACGAAAGCCAACTTTACACTCTGCCTGCATTCAAAGAAGGTCACTACGGGCTGCGCATGTATCGCCAAACATTAGACGATAAGTATTCGGCTGCGGTGTGGAGCGACATGGCACGAGTGGCAAGCAAGCTCAGTACCCTGTCGAATGACGTTCAAACGATGGAGCAAATCGTACTCTACTCAGAGAAGCGAGTTGCATCTTATATTGGTGATAACGATGAGCGCAGTGTTCGACGCTACAACATCACCAAGCACATGCCTGAATACCTTTACCTTGGTGTTGACCTTCTAGGCTCGATGGCTCGTGCTAATGAATACGGTTTAGAACACAAGAACGATGCTAAGCTGCGCGAAATCATTCGTCGCTATGACTTCTCACGATACGTGACCAATGAAGACATGGTGAAAGCGTGGGCCGCTCAATTAGCGAATCAGGTTTACTGGTTGCGCCAACTGGGTGAGCAGGATGTCGTTGATGAGTTCGTAGATACCTTCAAAAAAGCATACCCAGACGATAAAGACAGAAAGCTTTCAAGCCAGCAATACGGCAATAAGATCTATGGTATGACGCATGTGATCTTTGGCGACTCCGAGTACTATCAGCATCAAGTCAGCGAACAAGATCATCAATGGATCTACGATTACTTCAGAGAAAACATCGATACGATTTTGCTTCGTGCAAAAGAAGATGTGATTGCTGAGGTTGGATTAACTTTCTTATTGGCAGGTTTAGAAGATGACCCAGTTGTAGAGAAAACTCGACTCGCGATTCAAGCTTCAATCGATGAGAAACAAGGCATGATCCCTTCAATTACCGGCGATTTTGACCTTGAGTACGGTGAACACCGCAACGTGCTAGCAATCATGCTACTCGATTGGCAACAAGTGAATGAAGCGCCGACTTATGAAGGCAACCCTAAGGTGTTTACTAACATCCCTTACGGACTCATTAAAAGCCAGCCGCAGAAGAACTAG
- a CDS encoding diguanylate cyclase, with the protein MPSGSSKQWSARVVAFLFFLAIVSAIEFFHAKQLTFLKNESYSEAKKQLSIIRSRIEAAIVSDMYILNNFSTLVTINPDGEVKNWDKIAENIIQDGFHIRLIGLAKDDILNFVYPLEGNEQILGINYRDHPNQWESVEIARNLGNTFIAGPFELFQGGQALITRTPIFRDPPFNQDYWGVSSAVIGLDELFEDVGIGKIENKYELAIRGANSSGKDGAVFYGTQDVFDNAFATEQVSFPYGGWYLALSGNEHVLMDEPWYRIQAVRLVGYSIILVLAFAFFTIYRLYRIADSRSMHDELTMLPNRRYFMYSLKQAFKTTQKQRARTFAVVNIDLDGFKAINDTYGHAAGDQVLIECANRIRSELRVSDIVARIGGDEFLVLLPRIIDDQHVSSIVTKLRKAICSAPVVYEAHSIYLRISVGWVIQNNNYNDVDALLKAADEKMYEQKRQVI; encoded by the coding sequence ATGCCAAGTGGTTCTAGCAAGCAGTGGTCTGCCAGAGTAGTAGCTTTTCTTTTTTTCCTTGCGATAGTAAGCGCAATTGAGTTCTTCCATGCCAAGCAATTAACTTTTCTTAAAAACGAATCGTATTCAGAGGCAAAAAAGCAACTATCCATTATTCGTTCTCGGATTGAAGCCGCGATCGTGTCAGATATGTATATCCTCAATAACTTCTCGACCTTAGTGACCATCAACCCCGATGGTGAGGTGAAAAATTGGGACAAGATTGCTGAGAATATCATTCAAGATGGCTTCCATATTCGACTTATCGGACTCGCCAAAGACGACATTCTAAACTTTGTTTACCCGCTGGAAGGTAATGAGCAGATTCTCGGTATTAATTATCGTGATCACCCAAATCAATGGGAGTCTGTTGAGATAGCCCGTAATCTTGGCAACACCTTTATTGCTGGTCCCTTTGAGTTGTTCCAAGGTGGGCAAGCCCTCATTACGCGCACTCCGATCTTCCGAGACCCGCCTTTCAATCAAGATTACTGGGGTGTCTCCAGTGCTGTTATCGGTTTAGATGAGCTGTTTGAAGATGTTGGCATCGGCAAGATAGAGAACAAGTATGAATTAGCAATTCGTGGTGCAAACAGTTCAGGTAAAGATGGCGCTGTCTTTTATGGTACTCAGGATGTGTTCGATAATGCGTTTGCCACTGAACAGGTGAGTTTCCCATACGGGGGGTGGTACCTTGCTCTCTCCGGTAACGAACATGTATTGATGGATGAGCCTTGGTATCGAATCCAAGCGGTAAGGCTGGTGGGCTACTCCATAATATTAGTGCTGGCGTTTGCCTTCTTTACTATTTATCGCCTGTACCGGATTGCAGATAGCCGCTCTATGCATGATGAGCTAACGATGTTACCGAATCGTCGATACTTCATGTATAGCCTCAAGCAGGCCTTCAAAACCACTCAAAAACAGAGAGCGAGAACCTTTGCCGTTGTAAATATCGACCTCGATGGGTTTAAAGCAATCAACGACACTTATGGTCACGCGGCAGGCGATCAGGTATTGATCGAGTGTGCTAACCGCATCAGAAGTGAGCTGCGTGTTTCAGATATCGTCGCAAGGATAGGCGGTGATGAGTTCTTGGTCTTGTTGCCACGCATCATCGATGATCAACACGTATCGTCGATCGTGACTAAACTACGAAAGGCGATATGCTCGGCACCAGTTGTGTACGAGGCGCACTCTATTTATCTCAGAATCAGTGTGGGTTGGGTTATTCAAAATAACAACTACAATGATGTCGATGCGCTCTTAAAAGCCGCTGATGAAAAAATGTACGAACAGAAGCGACAAGTTATCTAG